A genome region from Crossiella equi includes the following:
- a CDS encoding RICIN domain-containing protein, with the protein MIRLVRVLAASAVALAAVAVPSAAAQPAAVTVRPDPSYQQEPFQGWGTSLIWFANATGGYPEPIRQRLAELLFGEQGLRLNVARYNIGGGNAPDVPPYLRAGAAVPGWWRAPAGTSRTDTDWWRPGDPRFFDAQADPRQRWWVDRIKSAVTQWEAFSNSPPWFQTVSGYVSGGFDPNTDQLRTDRIGDFAAYLTQAMTELERAHGIRFATLDPFNEPNTPYWRTTLGPDGNPTGGRQEGAHLSPQLQAQVIPVVAAALRAAHSRAVVSAPDETNPGIFAQDWAGYPEAVRAQVGQLNVHTYGTDRRTSARDIAKGAGKPLWMSEVDGHWGSGQSFTSMDPGLGIAERVVDDLRELEPRTWQLWQAVEDYNNMKPGGESPQGANWGVVQIPFDCGPADTLATCAPRINTKFHTLRNFTHHIRPGDRLIGVDTRTDVAAVRGPRSELNAVVHVNKTAEAQQVTLDLSRFTAVSPHASVRPVVTDEHGALVEGSPMRVRDRKATLTVPARSVTTFTVRGVSGVRTDPLSGPQRLTGAQSGKSLAPAGTGLVQRTTSTTAADQLWRLERRTGGYGNRAQFTVTNAATGQRLVAAEGKPALVARAADGPEARWIASSTGDGSWTMVNAGTGLVLDVTGESREDGAPIGLYQPTSRDNQRWTATGAGL; encoded by the coding sequence ATGATCAGACTCGTCCGCGTCCTGGCCGCGTCCGCCGTGGCCCTGGCCGCCGTGGCGGTGCCCTCCGCGGCGGCGCAGCCCGCCGCGGTCACCGTCCGGCCCGACCCGTCCTACCAGCAGGAACCGTTCCAGGGGTGGGGTACGAGCCTGATCTGGTTCGCCAACGCCACCGGTGGCTACCCCGAGCCCATTCGACAGCGGCTGGCCGAGCTGCTCTTCGGCGAGCAGGGCCTGCGGCTGAACGTGGCCCGGTACAACATCGGCGGCGGCAACGCCCCCGACGTGCCGCCCTACCTGCGGGCGGGCGCGGCCGTGCCCGGCTGGTGGCGGGCGCCCGCGGGCACCAGCCGGACCGACACCGACTGGTGGCGGCCCGGCGATCCCCGCTTCTTCGACGCCCAGGCCGACCCGCGGCAGCGCTGGTGGGTGGACCGGATCAAGTCCGCGGTCACCCAGTGGGAGGCCTTCAGCAACTCCCCGCCCTGGTTCCAGACCGTCAGCGGCTACGTCTCCGGCGGGTTCGACCCGAACACCGACCAACTGCGCACCGACCGGATCGGCGACTTCGCCGCCTACCTCACCCAGGCGATGACCGAACTGGAGCGCGCGCACGGCATCCGCTTCGCCACGCTGGACCCGTTCAACGAGCCCAACACCCCGTACTGGCGCACCACCCTCGGCCCCGACGGCAACCCGACCGGCGGCCGGCAGGAGGGCGCGCACCTGAGCCCGCAGTTGCAGGCCCAGGTGATCCCCGTGGTGGCGGCGGCCCTGCGGGCGGCGCACTCGCGGGCCGTGGTCTCCGCGCCCGACGAGACCAACCCCGGCATCTTCGCCCAGGACTGGGCCGGGTACCCGGAGGCGGTGCGCGCCCAGGTCGGGCAGTTGAACGTGCACACCTACGGCACCGACCGGCGCACCTCGGCCCGGGACATCGCCAAGGGCGCGGGCAAGCCGCTGTGGATGAGCGAGGTGGACGGGCACTGGGGGAGCGGGCAGAGCTTCACCAGCATGGACCCCGGCCTGGGCATCGCCGAGCGCGTCGTGGACGACCTGCGCGAGCTGGAGCCCCGCACCTGGCAGCTGTGGCAGGCGGTCGAGGACTACAACAACATGAAGCCGGGCGGGGAGTCGCCGCAGGGCGCCAACTGGGGCGTGGTGCAGATCCCGTTCGACTGCGGCCCGGCCGACACCCTGGCCACCTGCGCGCCGCGGATCAACACCAAGTTCCACACCCTGCGCAACTTCACCCACCACATCCGCCCCGGCGACCGCCTGATCGGCGTGGACACCAGGACCGACGTGGCCGCCGTGCGCGGGCCGCGGTCCGAGCTCAATGCGGTGGTGCACGTGAACAAGACCGCCGAGGCCCAGCAGGTCACCCTGGACCTGTCGCGGTTCACCGCGGTGTCCCCGCACGCCAGTGTGCGGCCGGTGGTCACCGATGAGCACGGGGCGCTGGTCGAGGGCAGCCCGATGCGCGTGCGCGACCGCAAGGCCACGCTGACCGTCCCGGCCCGCTCGGTCACCACGTTCACCGTGCGCGGTGTCAGCGGCGTGCGCACCGACCCCCTGAGCGGCCCGCAGCGCCTGACCGGCGCGCAGAGCGGCAAGTCCCTTGCCCCCGCAGGCACCGGCCTCGTCCAGCGCACCACCAGCACCACGGCGGCCGACCAGCTCTGGCGGCTGGAACGGCGCACCGGCGGCTACGGCAACCGGGCCCAGTTCACCGTGACCAACGCCGCCACCGGTCAGCGCCTGGTCGCCGCCGAGGGCAAACCGGCGCTGGTGGCCCGCGCCGCGGACGGACCCGAGGCGCGCTGGATCGCCTCCAGCACCGGCGACGGCAGCTGGACCATGGTCAACGCGGGCACCGGCCTGGTGCTGGACGTGACCGGGGAGTCCAGGGAGGACGGCGCGCCGATCGGGCTCTACCAGCCGACCTCGCGGGACAACCAGCGCTGGACCGCGACGGGAGCGGGACTGTGA
- a CDS encoding LacI family DNA-binding transcriptional regulator, with translation MAAYAGVSRSTASRALNAEAYVSPKAREKVLAAAQDLGYSPNQAARSLVTRRTNAIALVLSEPETKVLEDPYFAEIVRGAFRELSTRGSQMLMMLVDSRDDVPGTVRFLDGGHVDGALVFASHQGDPLPTALRLLRLPVVFGGGRPGSATRGLHLVDFDNEGGARLAVEHLVSLGRKRIATVCGPQDQRSAVDRLTGWRKTLGLDERAVARLSEEGDFSTESGERAMTRLLSRVPKLDAVFVANDPMAAGALRALRAAGRRVPEDVAVVGFDDHRGLAEATTPPLTTVHQDPREQVRQMVDTLFQLIEGAQPTPRRQVLPVRLVRRASA, from the coding sequence GTGGCCGCCTACGCCGGCGTCTCCCGCTCCACCGCCTCCCGGGCGCTCAACGCCGAGGCCTACGTCAGCCCGAAGGCCCGGGAGAAGGTGCTGGCCGCGGCCCAGGACCTGGGCTACTCCCCCAACCAGGCGGCGCGGTCGCTGGTCACCCGCCGCACCAACGCCATCGCCCTGGTGCTCTCCGAGCCGGAGACCAAGGTGCTGGAGGACCCCTACTTCGCCGAGATCGTGCGCGGGGCCTTCCGCGAGCTGTCCACCCGCGGCAGCCAGATGCTGATGATGCTGGTGGACAGCCGCGATGACGTGCCCGGCACGGTCCGCTTCCTCGACGGCGGCCACGTCGACGGGGCCCTGGTCTTCGCCTCCCACCAGGGCGACCCGCTGCCCACCGCGCTGCGGCTGCTCCGGCTGCCGGTGGTCTTCGGCGGCGGCCGCCCGGGCAGCGCCACCCGCGGCCTGCACCTGGTCGACTTCGACAACGAGGGCGGGGCCAGGCTCGCGGTCGAGCACCTGGTCTCCTTGGGCCGCAAGCGGATCGCCACGGTGTGCGGACCGCAGGACCAGCGCTCGGCGGTGGACCGGCTCACCGGCTGGCGCAAGACCCTCGGCCTGGACGAGCGGGCCGTGGCCCGGCTGTCCGAGGAGGGCGACTTCAGCACCGAGAGCGGCGAGCGGGCGATGACCCGCCTGCTGAGCCGGGTGCCGAAGCTGGACGCGGTGTTCGTGGCCAACGACCCGATGGCCGCGGGCGCGCTGCGCGCGTTGCGGGCCGCCGGGCGGCGGGTGCCCGAGGACGTGGCCGTGGTGGGCTTCGACGACCACCGCGGCCTGGCCGAGGCGACCACCCCACCGCTGACCACCGTCCACCAGGACCCGCGGGAGCAGGTCCGGCAGATGGTGGACACGCTGTTCCAGCTGATCGAGGGCGCGCAACCGACGCCACGCCGGCAGGTCCTGCCGGTGCGGCTGGTCCGCCGCGCCTCGGCCTGA
- a CDS encoding family 1 glycosylhydrolase, which yields MRSRFLSRRWRGGPLPAALATALTGAVNGVRCTGANRAPVVALTSPANASTHTAPAAIELAAEAGDADGTVTKVEFFAGQTPIGVATTAPWRASWTGAPAGEHSVTARAIDDKGASAVSSPVAVRVLGAPAVLATPGAVTVSTVLLSTLAGFAFAKLRFRGRGLLFVALMAELGLRAYRFSLAWPRIRPGGGPVNQAGLDFYRRLRARAGAGKRCRAREVGYAPDHLGGVEERSRRGYGCAPGTASADRGPLPAATDGP from the coding sequence ATGAGATCCCGTTTCCTGTCCCGGCGATGGCGTGGCGGGCCGCTGCCCGCCGCCCTCGCCACCGCGCTGACCGGTGCGGTCAACGGCGTGCGCTGCACCGGCGCGAACCGGGCCCCCGTGGTCGCGCTGACCAGCCCGGCCAACGCCAGCACGCACACCGCACCGGCGGCCATCGAGCTGGCCGCCGAGGCCGGCGACGCCGACGGCACGGTCACCAAGGTGGAGTTCTTCGCCGGGCAGACCCCGATCGGCGTGGCCACCACCGCGCCCTGGCGGGCCTCCTGGACCGGCGCGCCCGCCGGGGAGCACTCGGTGACCGCGCGGGCCATCGACGACAAGGGCGCCAGCGCGGTGTCCAGCCCGGTCGCGGTGCGCGTGCTCGGCGCGCCCGCGGTGCTGGCCACCCCCGGCGCGGTGACGGTGTCCACCGTGCTGCTGTCCACACTGGCCGGTTTCGCCTTCGCCAAGCTGCGTTTCCGGGGCCGGGGCCTGCTGTTCGTGGCGCTGATGGCCGAGCTCGGTCTGCGCGCCTACCGCTTCTCCCTGGCCTGGCCCCGGATCCGCCCCGGCGGCGGCCCGGTCAACCAGGCCGGGCTGGACTTCTACCGGCGCCTGCGGGCGCGAGCAGGGGCAGGAAAACGTTGCCGAGCAAGGGAAGTGGGGTACGCACCGGACCACCTCGGGGGAGTGGAGGAACGGTCCCGCCGAGGATATGGGTGTGCTCCTGGAACCGCGTCGGCCGATCGGGGTCCACTGCCTGCGGCGACGGACGGCCCTTGA
- a CDS encoding LacI family DNA-binding transcriptional regulator, producing MVTIADVAQRAGVAPSTVSYVLSGKRSISGVTRARVEESVRALGYHPRQSARRAGSARHQLLGLVAPLYLDTNVPVLMRFVSAVALAAREHGLDVLLLTGDRGPEGIREAARTGRLDGLVVMDVEMHDARVPVLRELDQPSVLIGFPVDQAGLTAVDLDFTAAGARCLDHLADLGHQCVALLGSEQPVYLRDTGFAHRTAAGFTTAAVRRGVSVTTRATDSSPAAARAMIAELLREHPRLTGLVVHNEAALVPVLDALREFGRRVPEDMSVVALCPDELADRLRPRLTSVHLPAEELGRRAVELLRAGLAGDPAPALTLLPPRLTERASVRRRRPG from the coding sequence ATGGTGACGATCGCCGACGTGGCTCAGCGAGCGGGCGTCGCGCCCAGCACGGTGTCCTATGTGCTCTCCGGCAAGCGCTCCATCTCCGGCGTGACCCGCGCCCGGGTCGAGGAGAGCGTGCGCGCGCTCGGCTACCACCCGCGGCAGTCCGCCCGCCGTGCCGGATCGGCCCGCCACCAGTTGCTCGGCCTAGTGGCCCCGCTGTACCTGGACACCAACGTGCCGGTGTTGATGCGCTTCGTCAGCGCGGTCGCGCTGGCCGCCCGCGAGCACGGGCTGGACGTGCTGCTGCTGACCGGGGACCGCGGCCCGGAGGGGATCCGGGAGGCGGCGCGCACCGGCCGGCTGGACGGCCTGGTGGTCATGGACGTGGAGATGCACGACGCCCGGGTGCCGGTGCTGCGCGAGCTGGACCAGCCCTCGGTGCTGATCGGCTTCCCGGTCGACCAGGCCGGGCTGACCGCGGTGGACCTGGACTTCACCGCCGCGGGCGCGCGCTGCCTGGACCACCTCGCCGACCTGGGCCACCAGTGCGTGGCGCTGCTCGGTTCGGAACAGCCGGTGTACCTGCGGGACACCGGTTTCGCGCACCGGACGGCGGCCGGGTTCACCACCGCGGCGGTGCGGCGCGGGGTCTCGGTGACCACCCGGGCCACGGACAGCTCCCCCGCCGCGGCCCGGGCGATGATCGCCGAACTGCTGCGCGAGCACCCGCGGCTGACCGGTCTGGTGGTGCACAACGAGGCCGCCCTGGTCCCGGTGCTGGACGCGCTGCGGGAGTTCGGCCGCCGGGTGCCGGAGGACATGTCGGTGGTGGCGCTCTGCCCGGACGAGCTGGCCGACCGCCTGCGCCCCCGGCTCACCTCGGTGCACCTGCCCGCGGAGGAACTGGGCCGCCGCGCGGTCGAGCTGCTGCGGGCCGGTCTGGCCGGTGATCCGGCGCCGGCGCTGACCCTGTTGCCGCCCAGACTGACCGAGCGCGCCAGCGTCCGGCGGCGCCGACCCGGCTGA
- a CDS encoding GH12 family glycosyl hydrolase domain-containing protein: MRKSVRLLTMLSLALAALLASTPVASAAAWSSSDRWGAWNNGGYTVRNNIWGSGHGPQSIWANSYSNWGVWADHPNTGGVKSYPHASKLVNRRLSQVGSLRSSFNVNVPSAGSYATAYDIWCDGHAYEIMLWVNWAGAVGPIGTHQATTTVGGHTWDVYRGSNGSNAVFSFLRRGHTSAGTVDIKAVLDWIRNRNWFGDVTVSDVQFGYEITSSRGGLNFTTNSYSVTG; this comes from the coding sequence ATGAGGAAATCGGTTCGTCTGCTGACGATGCTCAGCCTGGCCCTGGCCGCACTGCTGGCCAGCACACCGGTGGCCAGCGCGGCCGCGTGGAGCTCCTCGGACCGGTGGGGCGCCTGGAACAACGGCGGCTACACCGTCCGGAACAACATCTGGGGCAGTGGCCACGGCCCGCAGTCGATCTGGGCCAACTCCTACAGCAACTGGGGGGTGTGGGCCGACCACCCCAACACCGGTGGCGTGAAGTCCTACCCGCACGCCAGCAAGCTGGTCAACCGGCGGCTCAGCCAGGTGGGCAGCCTGCGCAGCAGCTTCAACGTGAACGTGCCCAGCGCCGGGTCCTACGCCACCGCCTACGACATCTGGTGCGACGGCCACGCCTACGAGATCATGCTGTGGGTGAACTGGGCGGGCGCGGTCGGCCCGATCGGCACGCACCAGGCCACCACCACGGTCGGCGGGCACACCTGGGACGTCTACCGCGGCTCCAACGGCTCGAACGCGGTCTTCTCCTTCCTGCGGCGGGGCCACACCAGCGCGGGCACGGTGGACATCAAGGCCGTGCTGGACTGGATCCGCAACCGCAACTGGTTCGGTGACGTGACCGTCAGCGACGTGCAGTTCGGCTACGAGATCACCTCCTCCCGCGGCGGGCTCAACTTCACCACCAACAGCTACTCGGTCACCGGCTGA
- a CDS encoding glycoside hydrolase family 2 TIM barrel-domain containing protein, protein MLFRQRAHRWLGLLAGCLLATGALTAPAGARAEAAEGVQDTGRSVGFTDGWRFALVNTTGADAAQPDPRSPLWRDVRLPHDWSIGLNPVQGAHTTSGTAFLPGGLGWYRKTFRLPKAMAGKKLSLEFDGVYMDSEVHLNGVLLGHHPYGYTGFAYDISRHAHTDGTPDVLTVKVRNQVPSSRWFSGSGIYRDVRLVVTGPVHTTRHGVTVTTPELARTLGSGYATVRVQTAAVSEHDPAQAEVVSTVRDPAGRVVGTGSARAELGAQPRTATAEVRVERPELWSVERPNLYTVDTEIRVGGQLVDRVRTRTGIRHFEFHPDHGFSLNGVETKLQGVNLHHDLGALGSAVNADAVLRQLRIMKSMGVNAVRTSHNPPAPEFVRACEELGLLLQIEAFDTWRTPKTPHDYGRFFDAHSSADIREMVHAAKNSPSVVMWSIGNEIHDTTLPIGVPIARRLIADVRAVDPTRPIVMGSDKYRRLPAAGSPQDEILKLLDGVGLNYNTAASIDELHARYPSKFLFESESSSSTSTRGYYQDPEQLNTGENHSPGRRNTSSHDNNLETWTYSGEYGLKKDRDRRWFAGQFLWTGIDYLGEPTPYDVFPVKSSFFGAVDTAGFPKDFYHLFRSQWSSEPMVHLLPVNWTDHRPGAPVSVWAYSNADTVELFLNGRSLGERKFDTKTTTHGTRYLETTEASGDDKTVTTGRFPGSYTSPNGSAGKLHLTWQVPFQPGTLTAVAKRGGVEVARDELATAGAPHAIRLTPDRRHTPADGDSLTFVTAEVVDRTGVVVPGADTALSFQVEGGTLAGLDNGRQESAENYQSRTRTAFHGKALAIVRAGTNSRTLRLTATAPGLRPGTATIQTTGARPGPAAPEPAAPEPTAPEPTAPEPTASAELAPAAAPLADASYSGARDTIPAMMLDGNPATAWSNSYRKRATALLPEVSRAHAAAWVSVSGLGDGPIGSVQATFTADAGHALPASVQVASWDGRAFVPVRNQQITWATQSGQPTRITFDRVRTDRIRLELTSRAPGTGHGFLRIAELTTGR, encoded by the coding sequence ATGCTGTTCAGACAACGGGCTCACCGATGGCTGGGACTTCTGGCGGGCTGCCTGCTCGCCACCGGCGCGCTCACCGCACCGGCCGGGGCGCGGGCCGAGGCTGCCGAAGGCGTCCAGGACACCGGGCGGTCGGTCGGCTTCACCGACGGGTGGCGGTTCGCCCTGGTGAACACCACCGGTGCGGACGCCGCCCAGCCGGATCCGCGCAGTCCGCTGTGGCGGGACGTCCGCCTGCCACACGACTGGAGCATCGGGCTCAACCCGGTGCAGGGCGCGCACACCACCTCGGGCACCGCCTTCCTGCCCGGCGGCCTGGGCTGGTACCGCAAGACCTTCCGGCTGCCGAAGGCGATGGCCGGCAAGAAGCTCTCCCTGGAGTTCGACGGCGTCTACATGGACTCCGAGGTCCACCTCAACGGCGTCCTGCTCGGCCACCACCCTTACGGCTACACCGGTTTCGCCTACGACATCTCCCGGCACGCGCACACCGACGGCACCCCGGACGTGCTGACCGTGAAGGTCCGCAACCAGGTGCCCAGCAGTCGATGGTTCTCCGGCAGCGGAATCTACCGCGACGTGCGCCTGGTGGTCACCGGCCCCGTGCACACCACCCGGCACGGGGTCACCGTGACCACGCCCGAGCTGGCCCGCACCCTCGGCTCCGGGTATGCCACCGTGCGCGTGCAGACCGCCGCGGTCAGCGAGCACGACCCGGCCCAGGCCGAGGTGGTGAGCACGGTGCGGGACCCGGCCGGGCGGGTCGTGGGCACCGGCTCGGCCCGCGCCGAGCTGGGCGCGCAACCGCGCACCGCCACCGCCGAGGTGCGGGTGGAACGGCCGGAGCTGTGGTCGGTGGAGCGGCCGAACCTGTACACGGTGGACACCGAGATCCGGGTGGGCGGTCAGCTCGTGGACCGGGTGCGCACCCGCACCGGCATCCGGCACTTCGAGTTCCACCCGGATCACGGCTTCTCCCTCAACGGTGTGGAGACCAAGCTCCAGGGCGTCAACCTGCACCACGACCTGGGCGCGCTCGGCTCCGCGGTCAACGCGGACGCGGTTCTCCGGCAGCTGCGGATCATGAAGAGCATGGGCGTGAACGCCGTGCGCACCTCGCACAACCCGCCCGCGCCGGAGTTCGTGCGGGCCTGCGAGGAACTGGGCCTGCTGCTGCAGATCGAGGCCTTCGACACCTGGCGCACGCCCAAGACACCGCACGACTACGGCCGCTTCTTCGACGCGCACAGCAGCGCCGACATCCGCGAGATGGTGCACGCGGCCAAGAACTCCCCGTCGGTGGTGATGTGGTCCATCGGCAACGAGATCCACGACACCACCCTGCCGATCGGGGTGCCGATCGCCAGGCGGCTGATCGCGGACGTGCGCGCGGTGGACCCCACCCGGCCGATCGTGATGGGCTCGGACAAGTACCGCCGGCTGCCCGCCGCCGGCTCCCCGCAGGACGAGATCCTCAAGCTGCTCGACGGGGTGGGCCTGAACTACAACACCGCGGCCTCCATCGACGAGCTGCACGCCCGCTACCCCAGCAAGTTCCTGTTCGAGAGCGAGTCCTCCTCCTCGACCTCGACCCGCGGCTACTACCAGGACCCCGAACAGCTCAACACCGGCGAGAACCACTCGCCGGGCCGGCGGAACACCTCCTCCCACGACAACAACCTGGAGACCTGGACCTACAGCGGCGAGTACGGGCTGAAGAAGGACCGCGACCGCAGGTGGTTCGCCGGGCAGTTCCTCTGGACCGGCATCGACTACCTGGGCGAGCCCACGCCCTACGACGTGTTCCCGGTGAAGTCCTCCTTCTTCGGCGCGGTGGACACCGCCGGGTTCCCCAAGGACTTCTACCACCTGTTCCGCAGCCAGTGGAGCAGTGAGCCGATGGTGCACCTGCTGCCGGTGAACTGGACCGACCACAGGCCGGGCGCGCCGGTCTCGGTGTGGGCCTACAGCAACGCCGACACCGTCGAGCTCTTCCTCAACGGCAGGTCGCTGGGGGAGCGGAAGTTCGACACCAAGACCACCACCCACGGCACCCGCTACCTGGAGACCACCGAAGCCAGCGGTGACGACAAGACGGTCACCACCGGCCGTTTCCCGGGCAGCTACACCAGTCCCAACGGCAGCGCGGGCAAGCTGCACCTCACCTGGCAGGTGCCGTTCCAACCGGGCACGCTCACCGCGGTGGCCAAGCGCGGTGGCGTGGAGGTGGCCCGCGACGAGCTGGCCACCGCGGGCGCCCCGCACGCGATCAGGCTGACCCCCGACCGCCGGCACACCCCGGCCGACGGCGACTCGCTCACCTTCGTCACCGCCGAGGTGGTCGACCGGACCGGTGTGGTGGTGCCGGGCGCGGACACGGCGCTGTCCTTCCAGGTGGAGGGCGGCACCCTGGCCGGACTGGACAACGGACGCCAGGAGAGCGCGGAGAACTACCAGTCCCGGACCCGGACCGCCTTTCACGGCAAGGCCCTGGCGATCGTCCGCGCCGGAACGAACTCGCGCACCCTGCGGCTCACCGCGACCGCCCCCGGCCTGCGCCCAGGCACCGCGACGATCCAGACCACCGGCGCCCGCCCTGGCCCCGCCGCGCCGGAACCCGCCGCGCCGGAACCCACCGCGCCGGAACCCACCGCGCCGGAACCCACCGCCTCAGCCGAACTCGCGCCCGCCGCCGCACCCCTTGCGGACGCCAGCTACTCCGGCGCCCGGGACACGATCCCGGCCATGATGCTCGACGGCAACCCCGCCACGGCCTGGTCCAACTCCTACCGCAAGCGCGCCACCGCCCTGCTACCCGAGGTGAGCCGGGCACACGCCGCGGCCTGGGTGTCGGTCTCCGGCCTGGGGGACGGCCCGATCGGCTCCGTGCAGGCCACCTTCACCGCCGACGCCGGCCACGCCCTGCCCGCGAGCGTCCAGGTGGCCTCCTGGGACGGACGGGCGTTCGTACCGGTCCGCAATCAGCAGATCACCTGGGCGACGCAGTCCGGGCAGCCGACCCGGATCACCTTCGACCGGGTGCGCACCGACCGGATCCGGCTGGAGCTGACCAGCCGCGCACCGGGCACCGGCCACGGGTTCCTCCGGATCGCGGAACTGACCACGGGGAGGTAG
- a CDS encoding DoxX family protein, with protein MNQVAVWLKADGPPALVLVRLAAGAVFLAEGIGKFLYPDQQAAGRFAKIGIPAPEVFGPLSAVAETACGVLLLLGLLTRLATLPVLVTMVLALALTKVPILWGGSVDKPKAHGLWDMAHESRTDWAMLLCLTYLLVAGPGRWSLDAALARRFPVSPRTR; from the coding sequence GTGAACCAGGTGGCGGTGTGGCTGAAGGCGGACGGACCCCCTGCGCTGGTCCTGGTGCGGCTGGCGGCCGGGGCGGTGTTCCTGGCCGAGGGGATCGGCAAGTTCCTGTACCCGGATCAGCAGGCCGCGGGCCGGTTCGCCAAGATCGGGATCCCGGCTCCGGAGGTGTTCGGGCCGCTGTCCGCCGTGGCCGAGACCGCCTGCGGCGTGCTGCTCCTGCTCGGCCTGCTCACCCGGCTGGCCACCTTGCCGGTGCTGGTCACCATGGTCCTGGCGCTGGCGCTGACCAAGGTGCCGATCCTGTGGGGCGGCTCGGTGGACAAGCCCAAGGCGCACGGGCTGTGGGACATGGCGCACGAGTCCCGCACCGACTGGGCGATGTTGCTGTGCCTGACGTACCTGCTCGTCGCCGGGCCCGGCCGGTGGTCGCTGGATGCCGCGCTGGCGCGGCGGTTCCCGGTGTCACCCCGGACGAGGTGA
- a CDS encoding glycoside hydrolase: MISRRTVLRGVAAATAGSVLLPGLAQADTTVSVDPGADHGRWEGWGTSLAWWANVFGDRADFADLWFTTKQVTYRGTALPGLGLNIARYNLGACSWNTVASAKMAVSPNIPRFKQIEGFWQDWRDEDPASAAWKWSADAQQRAALVHATRRGAISELFANSPMWWMCANHNPSGAADGGNNLQSWNHRQHAAHLAEVARRARDHWGVRFATVDPFNEPSSNWWRADGRQEGCHIDATTQRSVLRHLRTELDRRGLSGTRVSASDETSYDLARTTWNSFDAATKALVDQVNVHGYQGAGGRRDLLGQEVRAAGKVLWNSETGERDGTGLTMARNLCLDFRHLHPTAWCYWQVMDPTPDWALIAYDPDTLQPGAVQTKLYVLAQFTRHIRPGMRIIGAAADTAVAAYDPTARRLVLVAVNPGPAQTITFDLSRFRSLPAGPIPRWSTHTSGGGDRYAHRVDIRLDGRLLRAPFAAGAVQTFQLDGVGV; the protein is encoded by the coding sequence ATGATCAGCCGTCGGACCGTACTGCGCGGCGTCGCCGCGGCCACCGCGGGCAGTGTCCTGCTCCCCGGCCTGGCCCAGGCCGACACCACCGTGTCCGTGGACCCGGGCGCCGACCATGGGCGCTGGGAGGGCTGGGGCACCTCGCTGGCCTGGTGGGCGAACGTCTTCGGCGACCGCGCGGACTTCGCCGACCTGTGGTTCACCACGAAGCAGGTGACCTACCGGGGAACCGCGCTGCCCGGGCTGGGACTGAACATCGCCCGCTACAACCTCGGCGCGTGCAGCTGGAACACCGTGGCCAGCGCGAAGATGGCGGTCTCGCCGAACATCCCGCGGTTCAAGCAGATCGAGGGCTTCTGGCAGGACTGGCGGGACGAGGACCCGGCCTCGGCGGCGTGGAAGTGGTCGGCCGATGCCCAGCAGCGCGCGGCGCTGGTGCACGCGACCCGGCGCGGTGCGATCAGCGAGCTGTTCGCCAACTCGCCGATGTGGTGGATGTGCGCCAACCACAACCCCTCCGGCGCGGCCGACGGCGGCAACAACCTCCAGTCCTGGAACCACCGCCAGCACGCCGCCCACCTGGCCGAGGTGGCCCGGCGCGCCCGCGACCACTGGGGCGTGCGCTTCGCCACCGTGGACCCGTTCAACGAGCCGTCCTCGAACTGGTGGCGGGCTGACGGCAGGCAGGAGGGCTGCCACATCGACGCCACCACCCAGCGCAGCGTGCTGCGGCACCTGCGGACCGAACTGGACCGGCGGGGCCTGTCCGGCACCCGGGTCTCGGCCTCCGACGAGACCAGCTACGACCTGGCCCGCACCACCTGGAACAGCTTCGACGCCGCCACCAAGGCCCTCGTGGACCAGGTGAACGTGCACGGCTACCAGGGCGCGGGCGGGCGGCGGGACCTGCTCGGCCAGGAGGTGCGGGCCGCCGGGAAGGTGCTGTGGAACTCCGAGACCGGCGAACGCGACGGCACCGGCCTGACCATGGCGCGCAACCTGTGCTTGGACTTCCGCCACCTGCACCCGACCGCCTGGTGCTACTGGCAGGTGATGGACCCGACCCCGGACTGGGCGCTGATCGCCTACGACCCGGACACCCTGCAACCGGGCGCGGTGCAGACCAAGCTCTACGTGCTGGCCCAGTTCACCCGGCACATCCGGCCCGGCATGCGGATCATCGGCGCGGCCGCCGACACCGCGGTGGCCGCCTACGACCCGACCGCCCGCCGCCTGGTCCTGGTGGCGGTCAACCCGGGGCCGGCCCAGACCATCACCTTCGACCTGTCCCGCTTCCGCAGCCTGCCGGCCGGGCCGATCCCGCGCTGGTCCACGCACACCTCCGGCGGGGGCGACCGGTACGCGCACCGCGTGGACATCCGCCTGGACGGCAGGCTGCTCCGCGCCCCCTTCGCCGCCGGGGCGGTGCAGACCTTCCAGCTGGACGGGGTGGGGGTGTAG